Proteins found in one Candidatus Edwardsbacteria bacterium genomic segment:
- a CDS encoding 3-methyl-2-oxobutanoate dehydrogenase subunit VorB: protein MGEKILMKGNEALAEGAVLAGCRFFSGYPITPQNEVPEYMSWRLPEAGGTFVQAESEVSAINMIYGAAATGIRTMTSSSSPGISLKQEGISYCAGADLPIFFANVVRGGPGLGNIAASQGDYYQSVKGGGHGDYHTIVLAPNSVDEMGNFPKKCYELAEKYRMPAMILADGILGQMMEPVEFKFTPVDPSTLKKPDWSLGNAAGRKKRIVRSYDLREGELEKMNWARAKKFQEIEDREVQFEEKNIQDARLVLVAYGTSSRIAAAAMKMARDKGLKVGLFRPITLWPFPKKQLAKLAQRVENFLVVEMSQGQFVDDVRLAVNGTAQVDLYARPAGIPSGEEVFAVVEKLYRSIKPTLTAKKAEKTKPAQKAKTPKKARPTKKPKPVKKAKAINKKTVKIKTAKKSTKKGGRR from the coding sequence ATGGGTGAAAAGATCTTAATGAAGGGCAATGAAGCCCTGGCCGAGGGCGCGGTCCTGGCCGGGTGCCGCTTCTTTTCCGGGTATCCCATCACTCCGCAGAACGAGGTGCCGGAGTATATGTCCTGGCGCCTTCCCGAAGCGGGCGGGACATTTGTCCAGGCCGAATCCGAGGTGTCGGCCATCAATATGATCTACGGAGCTGCGGCCACCGGGATCCGCACCATGACCTCGTCCTCCAGCCCGGGCATCAGCCTCAAACAGGAGGGGATCTCCTACTGCGCCGGGGCCGACCTGCCGATATTCTTCGCCAACGTGGTCCGGGGAGGCCCGGGGCTGGGCAACATCGCCGCCTCCCAGGGCGACTACTATCAGTCGGTCAAGGGCGGCGGACACGGCGATTACCACACCATCGTGCTGGCCCCCAACTCGGTGGACGAGATGGGCAATTTCCCCAAGAAATGCTACGAACTGGCCGAAAAATACCGGATGCCGGCCATGATCCTGGCCGATGGCATCCTGGGGCAGATGATGGAACCAGTGGAATTCAAATTCACGCCGGTGGATCCGTCAACCTTAAAGAAACCCGATTGGTCCCTGGGCAACGCCGCCGGAAGAAAGAAGAGGATCGTCCGTTCCTACGATCTCCGGGAGGGGGAATTGGAGAAGATGAACTGGGCCCGGGCCAAAAAATTCCAGGAGATCGAGGACCGCGAGGTCCAGTTCGAGGAAAAGAACATCCAGGACGCCCGGCTGGTGCTGGTGGCCTACGGCACCTCCTCCCGCATTGCCGCAGCCGCCATGAAGATGGCCCGCGACAAGGGGCTCAAGGTCGGGCTGTTCCGGCCCATCACCCTGTGGCCGTTCCCCAAGAAACAGCTGGCCAAATTGGCCCAACGGGTGGAGAATTTCCTGGTGGTGGAAATGAGCCAGGGACAGTTCGTGGACGATGTTCGTCTGGCCGTCAATGGAACTGCCCAGGTCGATCTCTACGCCCGGCCGGCCGGGATCCCCTCGGGCGAGGAAGTGTTCGCCGTGGTGGAGAAGCTTTACAGGAGCATCAAGCCGACGCTGACGGCTAAAAAAGCTGAAAAGACCAAACCGGCCCAAAAGGCCAAAACCCCCAAGAAGGCCAGGCCGACAAAGAAGCCCAAGCCGGTTAAAAAAGCCAAAGCAATCAATAAGAAAACGGTGAAAATAAAGACTGCCAAAAAATCGACCAAGAAAGGAGGGCGTAGATAA